The segment ACGCTGCGCATCAGCAGCCAGCACATCGCCAACTGGCTGCTGCACGGTATCGTGACCGAGGCGCAAGTGCGCGCCGCCTTCGAGCGCATGGCCGCCGTGGTGGACCAGCAGAACGCCGGCGACCCCTTCTACAAGCCCATGGCCGGCAACTTCGCCACCTCCGCAGCCTACAAGGCGGCGACGGACCTGGTCTTCAAGGGCCTGGAGCAGCCCAGCGGCTACACCGAGCCGTTGCTGCACGCCTGGCGCCTGAAAGTGAAAGCCGCACACTGACCCGTGTGCGGGGGTCAAGGCTTTGCAGTAATCCACCGCCGCTCAAAGCAAACGGCAAGGTCTGTGATGGACCTTGCCGTTTTGTTTGATCGCTTCACTTGACCTTGATGACGACCTTGCCCTTCGCTCGACCGGCTGCGATGTAGGCCAGGGCTTCATTGGTGGACTGGAAGGGGAAGACCTTGTCCACCACGGGGCGGATGGCGCCTCCTTCGATGAGCCGGGTGATCTCCTGCAGTTGGGTACCGTTCGCTTTCATGAAGAGGAAGGTGTAGCCTATGCCCCGGCTTCGCGCCTTGCGCCTGACACTGGCGCTCAGCAGTCGCATGACCAGCCTCACGAAGCCGGGTGCCGCGATCTCCTTGCCGAATGCGGCGTCGGGTGGCCCGGAGATGGAGATGAGCTTGCCTCCCGCCTTGAGCACGCGCAGCGACTTGACGAGGGTCGGGCCATCCTGGCTGTTCAGCACGACGTCGTAGTCGTGCAAGGCCTCTTCGAAGTCCTGCGTCCTGTAGTCGACCACGATGTCTGCGCCCAGGCCCTGCACGAGCGCGGTATTGCTCGAGCTCGTCGTCGTGGCGACCGTGGCGCCCAGATGCCTGGCCAGCTGGATGGCAAAAGTGCCCACGCCGCCGGAACCTGCCTGGATGAAGACCTTCTGCCCTTTTTTCAGATCGGCCTTCTCCACGAGTGCCTGCCATGCCGTCAAGCCCACCAGGGGGATGGAGGCGGCTTCTTCCATGGTGAGGTTGGCGGGCTTGAACGCAAGGGATGTTTCCTTGACGGGGACGAATTCGGCGAAGGTGCCGATCCGGAAATCATCGACGCGCGCATAGACCTCATCGCCCGGTTTGAACTGCCGCACATGCGGGCCGACCTTGACCACCACCCCGGCCACGTCGTGCCCCAGGATCAGCGGCAGGCGATAGGGCAGGATGAGCTTGAACTCGCCGTCCCTGATCTTCGAATCCAGCAGGTTCACACCGGCTGCATGGACTTCGACCAGGACCTCGTCATCACGCAGCGCCGGAACCGGCACGTCTGCGGATCGCAATGCGCCTTTTTTTCCATAACGCTCAAGAACAAATGCCTTCATGATCTTTCCTTCTGCATGGCGTCGCCAGGTTTTTAAACAGTTTGCCTCAGGGCCTGGGCCTCGTCTACGCGCTGAGACGCAGGTCTTTGCGTACCCCCGCGTCCAGCACGCCGGCGGGCGCAAACCGGCGCAGCAAACGCAGGCGTTGGGCCTGTCCGGGGGCATAGCGCATCTTGGGATGCGCTGCCGTGGCTGCTTGCAGCACCATCTCGGCCACCACCTCCGGGCCGTCGGCACCCACGAGGATCTGCTTCACCCGTTTCTCCACCCCCGCGCGTATGTCGCGGTACACGTCGAGCGGCGCATCGGGCTGCATCAGGTTCGCGTCGAACGGTGTGTTGATGTAGGCCGGCTCGACGACCGAGACACGGATGCCCTGGGTGCGCAGCTCATGGTCGAGTGACTCCGAATAGCCAGCCACGGCGTGTTTGGTGGCGGAGTACAGGGCCATGTAAGGCATGGGCAGGAAGCCCAGCACCGAGCCGATGTTGATGATGCGTCCCGCACCCTGCTGCCGCATCTGCGGCACGACGGCACGTGTCATCCGGACGATCCCGAAGAAATTGGTGTCGAAGAGCGTACGCGCCTGCTCGATCGAGCTTTCTTCCGCACCGGCAGGGGCGACTCCGAAGCCCGCGTTGTTGACCAGCAGATCGATGCGCCCTTCGCGCTGCAGCAGTTGCTGCACAGCGGCGTCCACCGATGCATCGCGGGTCACGTCCAGGGGCAGCATCTCGAACGGCCGTCCGCTGCTCGCTTCGCCGCCACGGCGACTGGTGCCGTAGACGGTGTAGCCCGCCTGTGCGAGCCGTTCCGCCGTGGCCAGGCCGATGCCCGATGAGGCGCCGGTCACGAGGGCAATCCTGCTTTTCATGTTCATGAGATGTCTCCGTCAGTGTGTGTGTTTGGGAAAGGCGCAGACAAGCCAGCTCTGCCGCGAGAGGTCGCGCTTCTTCAGCGGGGTGTTGTGCGTGATTCGCATGATGATCATCATGTGTTGGGGCGAAGAAAAAGGCAGCGTCAGCCTGGGAGGTCAGTGAGCGGCCGGGGCCAGGTGCTGGAGGGCGGCCAGGCGCAGGCTGTCCGACAGACCCGGCTCATCGACCGCACGCGCCAGCAGCAAGGCGCCCACCATGGTGGAGAGGGTCACGAGCGCCCGCTCGTGGGCGCTGGGCTGCCCCCAGTCGGGCGACTGGCGGGCGAGCAGGTCGATCATTTCCTTGACGTGCCGGGTGGTCACACGGCGCACCTCGGGGGCCTGGCGCGAGGTTTCAGAACCCAGAGCCGCCAGGGGGCAGCCGTTCTCCGCCTGCTCGACGTGTTCGCGGGAGAGATAGGCGCTGAGCATGGAAACCAGTGCCTTGCCGGGGGGCACACCGGCCACCACGTCGGCCACGGTGGCAGCGGACTCCGCGCAGGCCTTTCCCGCCGCTTCGGCCAGCATGGCCTCGCGCGACTTGAAGTGGGAATAGAAGGCGCCATGCGTCAGGCCGGCCTCCTTCATGATGTCCGCCACGCCGGTGCCGTCGTAGCCACTGCGGCGGATGGCCCGCGCGGCCACAGCCACGATGCGTTCGTGGGTGGCATCCTTGGCGGCCGCTCTGGCGGTGGTGTTTGAATTTCGCATGACGGCCATCATACATCAATACCCGGCTGCGTGCACGGCAGGCCCCTGCCCCACGCCCGTGACCCAAAGTCCGCACAATCTACGCATGGACGGTCTGCAGCCTCTGATCGATTTCGTACAAAAGCACCCGCGTCTGCTGGTCATCACCGGCGCCGGCTGCAGCACCGCCGCTGGCATCCCCGACTACCGTGACGAAAACGGGGCCTGGAAACAGCGTGAGCCCATGCGTTTTCAGGTCTTCACCGGCGACCCGGTCGCGCGGAAACGTTACTGGGCGCGCAG is part of the Rhodoferax sp. BAB1 genome and harbors:
- a CDS encoding NADP-dependent oxidoreductase, whose product is MKAFVLERYGKKGALRSADVPVPALRDDEVLVEVHAAGVNLLDSKIRDGEFKLILPYRLPLILGHDVAGVVVKVGPHVRQFKPGDEVYARVDDFRIGTFAEFVPVKETSLAFKPANLTMEEAASIPLVGLTAWQALVEKADLKKGQKVFIQAGSGGVGTFAIQLARHLGATVATTTSSSNTALVQGLGADIVVDYRTQDFEEALHDYDVVLNSQDGPTLVKSLRVLKAGGKLISISGPPDAAFGKEIAAPGFVRLVMRLLSASVRRKARSRGIGYTFLFMKANGTQLQEITRLIEGGAIRPVVDKVFPFQSTNEALAYIAAGRAKGKVVIKVK
- a CDS encoding oxidoreductase — its product is MNMKSRIALVTGASSGIGLATAERLAQAGYTVYGTSRRGGEASSGRPFEMLPLDVTRDASVDAAVQQLLQREGRIDLLVNNAGFGVAPAGAEESSIEQARTLFDTNFFGIVRMTRAVVPQMRQQGAGRIINIGSVLGFLPMPYMALYSATKHAVAGYSESLDHELRTQGIRVSVVEPAYINTPFDANLMQPDAPLDVYRDIRAGVEKRVKQILVGADGPEVVAEMVLQAATAAHPKMRYAPGQAQRLRLLRRFAPAGVLDAGVRKDLRLSA
- a CDS encoding TetR/AcrR family transcriptional regulator — translated: MMAVMRNSNTTARAAAKDATHERIVAVAARAIRRSGYDGTGVADIMKEAGLTHGAFYSHFKSREAMLAEAAGKACAESAATVADVVAGVPPGKALVSMLSAYLSREHVEQAENGCPLAALGSETSRQAPEVRRVTTRHVKEMIDLLARQSPDWGQPSAHERALVTLSTMVGALLLARAVDEPGLSDSLRLAALQHLAPAAH